A genomic segment from Methanomicrobium sp. W14 encodes:
- a CDS encoding carbonic anhydrase has translation MIGCSDSRVNPEKVFGSKAGELFVHRNIGNIVAENDSNLGAVLEYAVGELGVRYVIVCGHSGCGAMKALLTGGHGKYISSWLKNATEAKEILDSLDLPEKTGEDRNNKLITLEKENIGVQAKKLFKYDSVKKAVGNGKLSIKGFYYSLEEGTVEEIV, from the coding sequence GTGATAGGCTGTTCCGACTCCCGTGTAAATCCCGAAAAAGTATTTGGAAGTAAAGCTGGGGAACTTTTTGTACACAGGAATATAGGAAACATTGTGGCGGAAAACGACTCAAACCTGGGGGCTGTTCTTGAGTATGCAGTTGGTGAACTGGGTGTCAGATATGTGATTGTCTGTGGACATTCAGGGTGCGGGGCGATGAAGGCGCTTTTAACCGGCGGGCACGGGAAGTATATTTCTTCATGGCTGAAAAATGCCACAGAAGCAAAAGAAATTCTCGACAGCCTGGACCTTCCTGAAAAAACCGGTGAAGACAGGAATAACAAACTGATTACCCTTGAAAAAGAGAATATCGGGGTGCAGGCTAAAAAATTGTTCAAATATGATTCCGTAAAAAAGGCAGTGGGGAATGGAAAACTGTCCATAAAAGGATTTTATTATAGTCTTGAGGAG